The following are encoded in a window of Spea bombifrons isolate aSpeBom1 chromosome 2, aSpeBom1.2.pri, whole genome shotgun sequence genomic DNA:
- the PRRG1 gene encoding transmembrane gamma-carboxyglutamic acid protein 1 isoform X2, whose translation MSFSRQPGSRRIAGTFFQDAFWKEYTKSHQGDVNSDSNWYPFYLAFPLIIVFFVILVILFLVWRCVSKKKASRQTAYAPRGVRENVAEAGIDPYGARSHHSQYHGSAMCSLEDAVDRGGHPSGFVDYDVHSDTLSAGLSNSDPPPSYEEATGERCVTISGPPQNPSEPPPHYEDIVSSAVTIPQVSTVK comes from the exons ATGTCCTTTAGCAGGCAGCCGGGCAGTCGACGCATTGCTGGGACATTTTTCCAG gATGCGTTCTGGAAAGAGTATACCAAAAGCCACCAGGGAGACGTCAACTCTGACAGCAACTGGTATCCATTTTATTTGGCCTTCCCATTgatcatagttttttttgtcatcCTCGTCATTCTTTTTCTGGTGTGGAGGTGCGTTTCTAAAAAGAAGGCAAGTAGGCAGACGGCTTATGCACCCAGAGGAGTTCGGGAAAATGTCGCTGAGGCGGGGATCGATCCCTATGGAGCAAGAAGCCATCATTCACAATATCATGGCTCTGCCATGTGTTCTCTGGAGGATGCTGTCGACCGGGGAGGGCATCCTTCGGGTTTTGTGGATTATGATGTACATTCTGATACTCTGTCTGCTGGCTTATCAAACTCTGATCCTCCCCCTTCCTATGAGGAAGCAACAGGAGAGAGGTGTGTAACAATAAGCGGACCTCCCCAAAATCCCTCTGAGCCACCTCCACATTATGAAGATATAGTTTCCTCTGCTGTCACAATACCTCAAGTCTCCACTGTCAAGtaa